The following coding sequences are from one Pocillopora verrucosa isolate sample1 chromosome 5, ASM3666991v2, whole genome shotgun sequence window:
- the LOC131785583 gene encoding programmed cell death protein 2-like yields MADEPLLLGLADGNMTENDDNICGWSTNKIGGKPNWLHGQPLCFPTCPLCGKILYLVCQIYCPLSESTFHRVLYVFGCVSKSCWNKNTSWKVLRSQARDSNFVNRETAENKSSGGFEVDDWCDDAEDWGDDNDFSMSLEQCTGKLTLSEDKPEEMNHTIAGNFSEGQPHTETSLASIPHFAPMYVSVVEAPDPKETSTKMTKHEKALLSEYQQREGGHVLDALETDEGNKEWAGEKYESAAVTHGDKAFHKVNKQLHAYPQQCLRYQWNGMPVSMVTTRPSELFSSVPPCQHCGANRIFELQFMPALIGNLKLAKQTCANLTGDLSSQNNKHEAETEQFSNSNNVHNLGRLDNNICEDNGGNLSDNTGLREDQRKAFLATVNQVNDVVIEFGTVMVFTCAQSCWGEKESVGEDVYLEEFCLVEADPDVLLFQ; encoded by the exons atggcggacgaaCCTTTACTTTTAGGGCTGGCGGACGGAAACATGACGGAAAATGACGATAACATTTGTGGATGGAGTACAAACAAAATCGGAGGAAAACCG AATTGGTTGCATGGCCAGCCGTTGTGTTTCCCAACTTGCCCTTTATGTGGAAAAATATTGTATTTGGTTTGCCAGATTTACTGTCCTTTGTCAGAGTCCACCTTTCACCGTGTGCTGTATGTATTTGGTTGTGTAAGCAAATCTTGTTGGAATAAAAACACAAG ttggaaAGTTTTGAGATCACAAGCCAGAGACAGTAATTTTGTCAACAGGGAAACAGCAGAAAATAAG TCTTCTGGTGGATTTGAAGTGGATGATTGGTGTGATGATGCTGAAGACTGGGGAGA TGATAATGATTTTTCCATGAGCTTGGAGCAATGTACTGGCAAATTAACACTGTCTGAAGATAAACCCGAAGAGATGAACCATACTATAGCTGGAAATTTTAGTGAAGGCCAGCCACACACAGAAACTTCATTGGCATCCATCCCTCATTTTGCACCAATGTATGTTAGTGTTGTGGAAGCACCTGACCCAAAAGAGACATCTACCAAGATGACAAAACATGAGAAAGCTCTGTTGTCTGAATATCAGCAGCGTGAAGGAGGCCATGTTTTAGATGCCTTGGAGACAGATGAGGGTAATAAGGAATGGGCTGGGGAGAAATATGAAAGTGCAGCAGTTACACATGGTGATAAAGCATTTCACAAGGTTAACAAACAGTTACATGCTTATCCACAGCAGTGCCTGAG GTATCAGTGGAATGGGATGCCTGTTTCTATGGTAACCACCAGGCCATCTGAGCTGTTTTCAAGTGTTCCACCCTGCCAGCATTGTGGTGCAAACAGAATATTTGAACTGCAATTTATGCCTGCATTAATTGGCAATTTGAAACTTGCAAAGCAAACATGTGCCAACTTGACTGGGGATCTTAGTTCCCAAAACAACAAACATGAGGCAGAGACTGAGCAGTTTTCAAATAGTAACAATGTACACAATTTGGGAAGGTTGGACAATAATATTTGTGAGGACAATGGGGGAAATCTATCAGATAATACTGGTCTTCGGGAAGATCAAAGGAAGGCATTCTTGGCAACTGTCAATCAAGTGAATGACGTCGTAATTGAGTTTGGCACTGTAATGGTTTTCACGTGTGCTCAGAGCTGTTGGGGAGAAAAGGAAAGTGTCGGAGAAGACGTTTACTTAGAAGAATTTTGTTTAGTAGAGGCTGACCCGgatgttttgttatttcaataa